The following proteins are encoded in a genomic region of Chryseobacterium cucumeris:
- the ccsA gene encoding cytochrome c biogenesis protein CcsA has product MKKLQDILISTRTMAVLLLVYAFAMAYATFLENDYGTPTAKALIYEAKWFELIMVLLILNFIGNIGRYRLWKKDKWPVLVFHLAFVFIFIGGAITRYISFEGTMHIREGETSNEIVTDKNFFKIQIEEKGDVLNYQDVPYLMSPLHKDFKATYDFHGKEVKVFAKEYIQRKKDSLVAEPNGAEYLHLVSTGNTGRQNIYIKPGETKSINGTLVTFNRAIEGAVEFKNEGGKLFIKTPVDASYMTMATQATGTTVKDAFQPLALRSLYTINELKLVVPEGLKKGRLMAIEGDRKKDANVPDMLQIELQGPKTKQIVDLSVEKGNPNAYKQVTMDGLNIMVGFGPKVYNTPFALKLDDFVMETYPGSSSPSAYESHVKIIDEGKETPYKIYMNHVLNHKGYRFFQSSFDPDRMGTVLSVNHDYWGTLISYIGYGLLFLGMFVIFFWKGTHFWKLNKMLAEVNKKKAAGILLLFLSLGLHAQKIETHGTTDGSREHIHVEGDNHSHAPAPSAQPLDGAAPKQNSLATPMGKMRTISPDEIIARNKISKEHADKFGYLLVQNFEGRIVPINTEAIDILRKLYKKDEFKGTDGKSLTANQWFLSINTDTPSWTMVPIIKVGTKGGDELKNKTKADEDGYTSLMNLFPADANGNLTYILEHDYNTAFRKKPAEQTNYDKEVIAVNERVQIFNEFFSGQFMRIVPVKNDANHTWHSWLDQKFEPDMESQQVMGPYFAEALTAQKTGDWSKADAELKKLSDYQQKWGKAVVPAKSKVDLEVFMNKVDINFKLLIFYTLIGGLLLILGFVELFKSNKVLNKAIKVIIAIGLIGYLCHFLGLVARWYISGHAPWSNGYEAIIFISWVGITAGLILYRNANALIPAAGFMVAVIMMGFAHGGSALDPQITPLVPVLKSYWLIVHVAIITSSYGFFALSMIIAVISLVFYIISNKETYKIHHDTTLKELVIVSEMSLTIGLFALTVGNFLGGIWANESWGRYWSWDPKETWAFISIMVYAFVLHMRLVPGLRSRWAFHVATMFAFCSMVMTYFGVNYYLSGLHSYAAGDPVPVPAWVYIGISTMIILSAVSYIKFKALTKK; this is encoded by the coding sequence ATGAAGAAGCTCCAAGATATTCTTATCTCAACCAGGACAATGGCTGTATTGTTGCTGGTGTACGCATTCGCGATGGCTTATGCAACGTTCTTAGAAAACGACTACGGAACTCCTACAGCAAAAGCATTAATTTATGAGGCTAAATGGTTCGAACTGATCATGGTCTTACTGATTCTCAATTTCATAGGAAATATCGGAAGATACAGACTGTGGAAAAAAGATAAGTGGCCGGTTCTTGTTTTCCACCTTGCCTTTGTTTTTATTTTTATCGGTGGTGCCATCACCAGATACATCAGTTTTGAAGGAACAATGCACATCAGAGAAGGTGAAACGTCCAACGAAATCGTAACCGATAAAAATTTCTTTAAAATTCAGATCGAAGAAAAGGGTGATGTACTGAATTATCAGGATGTTCCTTATCTGATGTCTCCGTTACACAAAGATTTCAAAGCAACTTATGACTTCCACGGAAAAGAAGTGAAAGTGTTTGCCAAGGAATACATCCAAAGAAAAAAAGACAGCCTTGTAGCTGAGCCAAATGGTGCTGAGTATCTTCATCTGGTTTCTACCGGAAATACTGGAAGACAGAATATTTACATCAAACCGGGAGAAACAAAATCCATCAACGGTACTTTGGTGACATTCAACAGAGCTATTGAAGGTGCTGTTGAATTTAAAAATGAAGGCGGAAAATTATTCATCAAAACTCCTGTAGATGCCAGCTATATGACCATGGCTACACAAGCAACAGGAACTACAGTGAAAGATGCGTTTCAGCCTTTGGCATTAAGAAGTTTATATACCATCAACGAGCTGAAGCTGGTAGTACCTGAAGGTCTTAAAAAAGGAAGACTGATGGCTATTGAAGGCGACAGAAAGAAAGATGCTAATGTTCCTGATATGCTTCAGATTGAGCTTCAGGGACCAAAAACAAAACAAATTGTAGACCTTTCGGTTGAAAAAGGAAACCCGAATGCTTACAAGCAGGTTACTATGGACGGTTTAAACATCATGGTAGGTTTCGGACCTAAAGTATACAACACGCCTTTCGCATTGAAACTGGATGATTTCGTGATGGAAACATATCCGGGAAGTTCATCTCCAAGTGCTTATGAAAGCCACGTAAAAATCATTGACGAAGGTAAAGAAACTCCTTATAAAATCTATATGAACCACGTTCTTAACCATAAAGGATACCGTTTCTTCCAGTCGAGTTTTGATCCGGACAGAATGGGAACCGTTCTTTCTGTAAACCACGATTACTGGGGAACTTTGATTTCTTACATCGGATACGGACTTTTATTCCTTGGAATGTTTGTCATTTTCTTCTGGAAAGGAACACATTTCTGGAAATTAAATAAAATGCTGGCTGAAGTGAATAAAAAGAAAGCAGCAGGTATACTTTTATTGTTCTTAAGTTTAGGTTTACATGCACAAAAAATCGAAACTCACGGAACTACCGACGGAAGCAGAGAACATATTCATGTGGAAGGAGACAACCATTCCCATGCTCCGGCACCGTCTGCCCAGCCGCTTGATGGAGCTGCTCCGAAGCAGAACTCTCTGGCAACTCCAATGGGAAAAATGAGAACTATTTCTCCGGACGAGATCATTGCAAGAAACAAAATCAGTAAAGAACATGCTGATAAATTCGGATATCTTTTGGTTCAGAACTTTGAAGGAAGAATTGTTCCTATCAATACAGAGGCAATCGATATTTTAAGAAAATTATACAAGAAAGACGAATTTAAAGGAACAGACGGAAAATCTCTTACAGCCAACCAATGGTTCCTTTCTATCAATACAGATACTCCAAGCTGGACAATGGTTCCGATTATTAAAGTAGGAACTAAAGGAGGGGATGAGCTGAAGAATAAAACAAAAGCAGATGAAGATGGTTATACTTCTCTGATGAACCTTTTCCCGGCAGATGCAAACGGTAATCTTACTTATATTCTTGAGCATGATTACAATACCGCATTCCGTAAGAAACCGGCTGAACAAACGAATTATGATAAAGAAGTAATTGCTGTAAACGAAAGAGTACAGATCTTCAATGAGTTCTTCAGCGGTCAGTTTATGAGAATTGTTCCTGTGAAAAATGATGCCAATCACACATGGCATTCATGGCTGGATCAGAAATTCGAACCGGATATGGAATCTCAGCAGGTAATGGGACCTTATTTTGCAGAAGCGCTTACGGCACAAAAAACCGGTGACTGGAGCAAAGCAGATGCAGAATTGAAAAAGCTTTCAGACTATCAGCAGAAATGGGGTAAAGCAGTCGTTCCTGCTAAATCCAAAGTAGATCTTGAAGTATTTATGAATAAAGTAGATATTAACTTCAAATTATTGATCTTCTACACGCTTATCGGCGGTCTTCTTCTGATCTTAGGATTTGTTGAATTATTCAAATCAAATAAAGTATTAAATAAAGCAATTAAAGTAATTATTGCAATTGGTTTAATTGGATATCTGTGTCATTTCCTAGGACTTGTTGCAAGATGGTATATTTCAGGTCATGCACCTTGGAGTAACGGATATGAAGCAATTATCTTTATCTCCTGGGTAGGGATTACGGCAGGTTTGATCCTGTACAGAAATGCCAATGCATTGATTCCTGCAGCAGGATTTATGGTAGCTGTTATCATGATGGGATTTGCCCATGGAGGTTCAGCTCTTGATCCGCAGATTACACCACTTGTTCCGGTATTGAAATCTTACTGGTTAATTGTTCACGTAGCTATTATTACATCAAGTTACGGATTCTTCGCGCTCTCCATGATTATTGCTGTAATCTCATTGGTATTCTATATTATCTCTAATAAAGAAACGTATAAAATTCACCACGATACGACATTGAAGGAACTGGTAATTGTTTCTGAAATGTCATTAACCATCGGATTATTTGCTTTAACAGTAGGAAACTTCTTAGGAGGAATCTGGGCGAACGAATCATGGGGAAGATACTGGAGCTGGGATCCGAAAGAAACATGGGCTTTCATCTCTATCATGGTATATGCATTTGTACTGCACATGCGATTAGTACCGGGATTGAGAAGCAGATGGGCATTCCACGTAGCAACAATGTTTGCATTCTGCTCAATGGTAATGACCTATTTTGGAGTAAACTATTACTTAAGCGGACTTCACTCATACGCAGCGGGAGATCCGGTACCTGTACCAGCCTGGGTATACATCGGAATCTCAACAATGATTATTTTATCAGCTGTTTCTTATATCAAGTTTAAAGCTTTAACAAAGAAATAA
- a CDS encoding tetratricopeptide repeat protein, whose translation MIRPLTVFFHEMGHAVTAWLVTRKKVHVFMGSYGDKDNSFLINFKDFSFYIFKNPLKWGRGLCESEEKRFSVNKHILYVFGGPAASLLLALLSYLIISNTQFLTLFFIILMVSSAIDFLINIFPSHKPIYMSDGRLIFNDGKAIVNLIRQKKLPKEYTEGIYKFNEKKYCEAASIFDSLLQESKDLDIYRMAIVSHINAKNFEKAKETAITFKENNSSMTTDDWTNFALTFTETGSLEESLEYYDKALKINPDNKFALNNKGYTLILLEKYEESIPLLNKAISVDKKFSYSYNNRGLAKIKLNLCEEGRKDIEDSLKLDSQNADAYKNLGIYHMKKMEYQEAMDLFLKAKKMDGSFTGIDTLINKLKLKMEVNHTLDT comes from the coding sequence TTGATCAGACCTTTAACAGTCTTTTTTCATGAAATGGGGCATGCCGTTACCGCCTGGCTGGTGACAAGAAAGAAAGTACATGTCTTTATGGGTTCTTACGGAGATAAGGATAACAGTTTTCTCATCAATTTCAAAGATTTTTCTTTTTATATTTTTAAAAATCCCCTTAAATGGGGAAGAGGACTCTGTGAAAGTGAAGAAAAAAGATTTTCTGTCAATAAGCATATTTTATATGTATTTGGAGGGCCGGCTGCATCATTATTACTGGCTTTACTCTCTTATTTAATCATTTCAAATACTCAATTTCTTACTTTGTTTTTCATCATCTTAATGGTTTCTTCAGCAATTGATTTTTTGATCAATATTTTTCCGAGCCACAAACCTATTTATATGAGTGATGGAAGATTAATATTTAACGATGGAAAAGCTATTGTCAATCTTATCCGTCAGAAAAAACTGCCTAAAGAATATACAGAAGGAATCTATAAATTTAACGAAAAGAAGTATTGTGAAGCGGCATCAATCTTTGACAGTTTACTGCAGGAATCAAAAGATCTTGATATCTACAGGATGGCAATAGTATCTCATATTAATGCTAAGAACTTTGAAAAAGCAAAAGAGACAGCCATTACATTCAAAGAAAATAATTCTTCCATGACTACGGATGACTGGACGAATTTTGCATTGACCTTTACTGAAACAGGATCGTTGGAAGAATCTCTTGAATATTATGATAAAGCCTTAAAAATAAATCCGGACAACAAATTTGCTTTAAATAATAAAGGGTATACACTAATTCTCCTCGAAAAATACGAAGAGTCTATCCCTTTATTAAACAAAGCTATTTCAGTGGATAAAAAGTTTTCATATTCCTATAATAACCGCGGACTGGCAAAAATTAAATTAAACCTTTGTGAAGAAGGACGTAAAGATATTGAAGATTCATTAAAGCTTGATTCGCAAAATGCTGATGCCTATAAAAATTTAGGAATTTACCATATGAAAAAAATGGAGTATCAGGAAGCAATGGATTTGTTTTTAAAAGCTAAGAAAATGGATGGATCATTCACCGGAATTGATACTTTAATCAATAAGCTGAAATTAAAAATGGAGGTGAATCATACTTTGGATACGTAA
- a CDS encoding Crp/Fnr family transcriptional regulator, with protein sequence MSDLLFKNISQYINLPEEDFQKFAKPFERKTFKKKEVVLKEGDYCFFEGFVLNGCFKIYYLNENGLEQTLYFAVEGWWITDIDSLINTVPSILNIEALEDSEVLMISRKDKENLYKTMPQIEKLFRIMNQKSSVALQRRILSLTGKTADKRYLEFLEKYPGLEQRITQQQVASYLGITHEFLSKIRRKMSLEK encoded by the coding sequence ATGTCCGATTTACTTTTTAAAAATATCAGTCAATATATCAATCTTCCAGAAGAGGATTTTCAAAAGTTTGCAAAGCCTTTTGAACGCAAAACATTTAAAAAGAAAGAGGTGGTGCTCAAAGAAGGAGATTATTGTTTCTTTGAAGGATTTGTTCTGAACGGGTGTTTTAAAATCTATTATCTCAATGAAAACGGATTGGAGCAAACCTTATATTTTGCGGTTGAAGGCTGGTGGATTACTGATATTGACAGCCTCATCAATACCGTTCCCAGTATTCTCAATATTGAAGCCCTTGAAGACAGTGAAGTTTTGATGATTTCTAGAAAAGATAAAGAAAATCTGTATAAAACAATGCCGCAGATAGAAAAGCTTTTCAGAATCATGAACCAGAAATCTTCGGTAGCGTTGCAGAGAAGAATTCTTTCCTTAACGGGCAAAACAGCAGACAAACGATATCTTGAATTCCTTGAAAAGTATCCTGGATTGGAACAACGGATTACCCAGCAGCAGGTAGCATCCTATCTGGGAATTACCCATGAGTTTTTAAGCAAAATCAGGAGGAAAATGTCATTGGAAAAATAA
- a CDS encoding cysteine hydrolase family protein, producing the protein MKNKFKTILTSCLILISMITMNAQQQKTEHTALLIIDVQNDYFPGGKMTLEKSVQAAENTRRILEYFRNNHLPVIHIQHISTNDGATFFLPGTEGTKINHLVLPREDEKVIVKHFPNSFRETDLLGYLQSKKIKNLVITGMMTDVCVESTTRAAFDFGFTNTIIGDATATRNRELNGEVIKAEEVQRSFLAGISALGNLYARVINTDELLK; encoded by the coding sequence ATGAAAAATAAATTTAAAACTATTCTGACCTCTTGTCTGATATTAATTTCAATGATTACAATGAACGCACAACAACAAAAAACGGAACACACGGCGCTATTAATTATCGACGTACAAAACGATTATTTCCCGGGCGGAAAAATGACACTGGAAAAAAGCGTACAGGCCGCTGAAAACACCAGAAGAATTTTAGAATATTTCAGGAACAATCATCTTCCTGTCATTCACATTCAGCATATTTCTACCAATGATGGTGCAACGTTTTTCCTTCCGGGTACAGAGGGCACTAAAATCAATCATCTGGTTTTACCGAGGGAAGATGAAAAAGTTATCGTTAAGCATTTTCCCAACAGCTTCAGAGAGACGGATCTTCTAGGTTATCTTCAGTCAAAGAAAATTAAAAATCTGGTGATTACAGGAATGATGACAGATGTCTGTGTGGAATCTACAACCAGAGCTGCTTTTGATTTCGGGTTTACCAATACCATTATCGGAGATGCTACAGCAACCAGAAACCGTGAACTGAATGGGGAAGTGATAAAGGCTGAAGAAGTTCAAAGATCCTTTTTGGCCGGGATTTCTGCTCTTGGAAATCTTTATGCCCGTGTAATAAATACTGATGAACTTTTAAAATAA
- a CDS encoding FtsK/SpoIIIE family DNA translocase yields the protein MDKKTQKKPTESPEKGRILSKPRIFFGLTFILLSAVLALSFVSYLMNWKADQSQAGTMLDKSIKSSNIFGKVGDWLGNIFIFESIGIASFIIAFLFLVVGTLILKKKIFKPWKTIGHSLFFICWLPIFMGALTKGQGVLGGVYGYQIMDYLNSIIGAVGLWTVLAASILLYFILEFNLRPSSIKAKLDKINENTIGKVKSMMPDSNDDFEADEELKEEAEEAEEETLSRVTVSDVANKPVTTPVNTMKEPEPVSAPKGFPEVPVSNEIETISTPNHTSFEAEPRDVSQQVSLNLSTKPIVPVSSPEEAFDIRPSTPSPAVTTASAQENIKFNVEVAQVVDVLDDSDKKSQELVEKHGLYDHKLDLANFQMPPVDLLKDYGNEEISINKEELEENKNKIVGLLKNFNVGIAEIKATIGPTVTLYEIVPEAGIRVAAIKKLQDDIALNLSALGIRIIAPMPGKGTIGIEVPRKNPTMVSMRSVIASQKFQNTDMDLPVVFGKTISNEIFMADLSKMPHLLMAGATGQGKSVGINAILTSLLYKKHPSELKFVMVDPKKVELSLYSKIERHYLAKLPDAEEAIITDTNKVINTLNSLCIEMDTRYDLLKNAFCKNLKEYNKKFTERKLNPENGHRYLPYIVLVVDEFADLIMTAGKEVELPIARLAQLARAVGIHLIVATQRPSVNVITGMIKANFPARAAFRVISSVDSRTILDSPGADQLIGKGDMLYFNGNEILRLQCAFVDTPEVERLAEFIGEQKGYSSALLLPEYVSEDSSSTVGAFDPNEKDALFEEAARIIVSTQQGSTSMLQRQLKLGYNRAGRIMDQLEASGIVGGFNGAKAREVLISDLHSLEQFLEDLRN from the coding sequence ATGGATAAAAAGACACAAAAAAAACCGACTGAATCGCCTGAGAAAGGCAGAATCTTATCTAAGCCACGTATTTTTTTCGGGCTTACTTTTATACTTTTATCGGCTGTTCTTGCACTCTCATTCGTCTCTTATCTGATGAACTGGAAAGCAGATCAAAGCCAGGCCGGAACCATGCTGGACAAAAGCATAAAATCTTCCAATATCTTTGGCAAGGTAGGTGACTGGCTTGGAAATATTTTCATTTTTGAAAGTATTGGTATTGCTTCATTTATCATTGCATTTTTATTCCTTGTAGTGGGGACTCTGATCCTTAAGAAGAAAATCTTCAAACCGTGGAAAACGATCGGCCACTCTTTATTTTTCATCTGCTGGCTTCCTATTTTTATGGGGGCACTTACGAAAGGCCAGGGTGTTTTAGGCGGTGTTTATGGATATCAGATCATGGACTATCTTAACTCTATCATCGGAGCAGTAGGTCTGTGGACGGTATTAGCTGCAAGCATTCTTCTCTATTTTATTCTTGAATTCAATCTTCGTCCAAGTTCTATCAAAGCGAAACTGGATAAAATCAATGAAAATACGATTGGAAAAGTAAAATCTATGATGCCGGACTCCAATGATGATTTCGAAGCTGATGAGGAATTGAAAGAGGAAGCAGAGGAAGCGGAAGAAGAGACGCTTTCCAGAGTTACGGTGAGTGATGTTGCCAACAAGCCCGTTACAACTCCTGTCAATACAATGAAAGAACCAGAACCTGTAAGTGCTCCGAAAGGATTTCCTGAGGTTCCGGTTTCCAACGAAATAGAAACCATTTCTACGCCCAACCATACTTCTTTTGAAGCAGAGCCAAGAGATGTTTCTCAACAGGTAAGCTTAAACCTTTCTACCAAGCCCATTGTTCCGGTTTCAAGCCCGGAGGAAGCATTTGATATCAGACCTTCTACTCCGTCTCCGGCAGTAACCACTGCTTCGGCACAGGAAAATATTAAATTCAATGTAGAAGTGGCACAGGTGGTTGATGTTTTGGATGATTCTGATAAAAAGTCTCAGGAACTGGTAGAAAAGCATGGTTTATATGACCACAAGCTAGATCTGGCCAACTTCCAGATGCCACCTGTAGATTTGCTGAAAGATTACGGTAATGAAGAAATTTCTATCAATAAGGAAGAATTAGAAGAAAATAAAAACAAGATTGTCGGACTTCTTAAGAATTTCAATGTTGGAATCGCAGAGATTAAAGCAACAATCGGTCCTACAGTTACGCTGTATGAAATTGTTCCTGAAGCAGGAATCAGAGTAGCAGCGATTAAAAAACTGCAGGATGATATTGCGCTGAACCTTTCCGCATTAGGAATCAGAATTATAGCGCCAATGCCAGGAAAGGGAACAATCGGTATTGAAGTGCCAAGAAAGAATCCTACCATGGTTTCTATGCGTTCTGTTATCGCTTCCCAGAAATTCCAGAATACGGATATGGATCTTCCGGTAGTTTTCGGAAAGACCATTTCCAACGAAATCTTTATGGCTGACCTTTCAAAAATGCCTCACTTATTGATGGCAGGAGCAACAGGTCAGGGTAAGTCTGTTGGTATTAATGCTATCCTTACTTCCCTTCTTTATAAAAAACATCCGAGCGAACTGAAATTCGTCATGGTAGACCCTAAAAAAGTGGAACTTTCATTATATTCTAAAATTGAAAGACACTATCTGGCAAAACTACCGGATGCAGAAGAAGCCATCATCACAGACACCAATAAAGTAATCAATACACTGAACTCTCTTTGTATTGAAATGGATACCCGATATGATCTTCTGAAAAATGCTTTTTGTAAAAACTTAAAAGAGTATAATAAAAAGTTTACGGAAAGAAAATTAAATCCTGAAAACGGACATCGTTATTTACCGTATATCGTATTGGTAGTAGATGAGTTTGCAGATTTGATCATGACGGCAGGAAAAGAGGTTGAATTACCGATTGCCAGACTTGCACAGCTTGCAAGAGCCGTAGGAATCCACCTTATTGTAGCTACACAGAGACCTTCCGTTAATGTTATTACAGGTATGATCAAGGCTAACTTCCCTGCAAGAGCTGCCTTCAGGGTAATTTCCAGTGTTGACTCCAGAACCATCCTTGATTCTCCGGGAGCAGATCAGCTGATTGGTAAAGGAGATATGCTTTATTTCAACGGAAACGAGATCCTGAGACTTCAGTGTGCTTTCGTGGATACTCCGGAAGTGGAAAGATTGGCAGAGTTTATCGGAGAACAGAAAGGGTATTCTTCAGCATTATTACTTCCTGAATACGTATCTGAAGATTCATCAAGTACAGTAGGTGCTTTTGACCCGAACGAAAAAGATGCTTTATTTGAAGAAGCCGCAAGAATAATCGTTTCTACCCAGCAGGGATCTACTTCAATGCTTCAGAGACAATTGAAACTGGGCTATAACAGAGCCGGAAGAATTATGGATCAGCTGGAAGCAAGTGGTATTGTGGGAGGATTCAATGGTGCTAAAGCAAGAGAGGTTCTGATCAGTGATCTTCATTCTCTGGAACAGTTTCTTGAAGATTTAAGAAACTAA
- a CDS encoding LolA family protein: MKNIISKVILGSFVVGAVGMANAQKIDAKAKKILDDITANYNSKKNSYFKFSFGSGLNGQVTKTEPGIYYVAGEKYKLKIMDTEQIFDGNKIYNINADDMEVTIAKPNGTSTMFSPINYLTTYRNDYNVTYNGKKIVNGVNADFIKLTPVKANGIKYVYLFVDSAKKQMVKLEQHGNNKDVAVIAIKEYKENQELDPNMFVFDKNKFKNYIVTEL; this comes from the coding sequence ATGAAAAATATTATTTCAAAAGTTATATTGGGAAGTTTTGTTGTAGGTGCAGTAGGTATGGCCAACGCTCAGAAGATTGATGCAAAAGCTAAAAAGATATTGGATGATATTACAGCCAACTACAATTCTAAAAAGAATTCTTACTTCAAATTTTCTTTTGGAAGCGGCCTTAACGGACAGGTGACCAAAACAGAACCTGGTATTTATTATGTTGCCGGAGAGAAATACAAACTGAAGATCATGGATACGGAACAGATCTTTGACGGAAATAAAATTTACAACATCAACGCCGATGATATGGAAGTTACCATTGCCAAGCCCAACGGAACCAGCACCATGTTCTCCCCTATCAACTACCTTACAACGTATAGAAACGATTATAATGTAACATACAACGGTAAGAAAATAGTGAATGGCGTGAATGCCGATTTTATTAAACTGACTCCAGTAAAAGCCAACGGAATAAAGTATGTATACCTTTTTGTCGATTCAGCGAAAAAGCAGATGGTAAAACTGGAACAGCACGGAAACAATAAAGATGTTGCAGTAATTGCTATTAAAGAATATAAAGAAAACCAGGAACTGGATCCTAATATGTTTGTTTTTGACAAAAATAAGTTTAAAAACTACATCGTTACAGAACTTTAA
- a CDS encoding LptF/LptG family permease, whose product MLKILDRYIIKTFFGPFFFIFSVLFFIFIVNIIWVQLGQFMGKGLSYWQILKLLFYLGVNVISMVLPLTILLASIMSFGEFGERYELAAMKAAGIPLTRVMTPLLGISTALAIMLFFFSNNIIPDFQKKAKNMLFNIAQTKPAINFTPGQFIDQIPGYMVKFDKIYGENGENIEGVFVHKKANAYENQQSVVAEKGKFVPAVNKNFLKLVLYNGYVFEDAFAGKGDNVRLKQPDQAIKFDTLVSHFDISEIINKAIEKEQITDDYRFQTYNQLDGTITKTKKDNKQFFDNIGSEVLNQTNSVITYMDKGNKHKAAPKTQIKLDTVKGERKMEIIYNSYTRLDNLKSTLESKKNEYSSNVKYFSKVVIYQQRIVAYSVTCIIFFLIGSSLGSIIRKGGMGLPVIIAIVIFIIFYVMNVGVENMSWSGKMNPYLAAWLPNLILLPFGVWMTYKALTDSQLFDAEKYKALFKPITKRFTKSKEHQRYQ is encoded by the coding sequence ATGTTAAAAATACTAGACCGATATATCATAAAAACCTTCTTTGGACCGTTTTTCTTTATATTCAGCGTATTGTTTTTCATTTTTATTGTAAACATTATCTGGGTACAGTTGGGACAGTTTATGGGAAAAGGATTAAGCTACTGGCAGATCCTCAAACTTCTTTTTTATCTTGGGGTAAACGTCATCAGTATGGTGCTTCCGCTTACCATCCTCCTGGCCAGTATTATGTCGTTCGGTGAATTTGGAGAACGGTACGAGCTTGCAGCCATGAAAGCCGCAGGAATTCCACTGACCCGTGTAATGACTCCTCTTCTTGGAATTTCAACAGCCCTTGCTATCATGTTGTTTTTCTTTTCCAACAATATTATTCCGGATTTTCAGAAAAAAGCCAAGAATATGCTTTTTAATATTGCTCAGACCAAACCGGCCATCAACTTTACTCCGGGACAGTTTATTGATCAGATTCCCGGCTATATGGTAAAATTTGATAAAATATACGGAGAAAACGGAGAAAATATTGAAGGGGTTTTTGTTCATAAAAAAGCCAATGCTTACGAAAACCAGCAGTCTGTTGTTGCAGAAAAAGGAAAATTTGTTCCGGCAGTCAACAAGAACTTTCTAAAGCTGGTACTGTATAACGGCTATGTATTTGAAGATGCTTTTGCCGGAAAAGGTGATAATGTAAGACTGAAACAACCTGACCAGGCGATCAAATTCGATACACTGGTTTCCCACTTTGACATCAGCGAGATCATCAATAAAGCGATCGAAAAAGAACAGATTACGGATGACTACCGTTTCCAGACCTACAACCAGCTTGACGGAACGATTACCAAAACCAAAAAAGACAATAAACAGTTCTTTGACAATATAGGTTCGGAAGTTCTTAACCAGACCAATTCTGTGATTACCTATATGGATAAAGGGAATAAACATAAAGCTGCTCCGAAAACCCAGATCAAACTGGATACGGTAAAAGGTGAAAGAAAAATGGAAATCATTTATAATTCCTACACCAGGCTGGACAACCTGAAATCAACACTGGAATCCAAAAAGAATGAATACAGTTCTAATGTAAAATACTTCAGTAAGGTAGTGATTTACCAGCAGAGAATTGTTGCCTATTCTGTGACCTGTATCATCTTCTTTTTGATTGGATCAAGTTTAGGTTCTATCATCAGAAAAGGAGGAATGGGGCTTCCGGTCATCATCGCTATCGTTATTTTCATCATCTTTTATGTCATGAATGTCGGGGTGGAAAATATGTCATGGAGCGGGAAAATGAATCCTTATCTTGCAGCATGGCTTCCCAACCTGATCCTTCTTCCCTTTGGAGTCTGGATGACTTATAAAGCACTTACAGATTCGCAACTGTTTGATGCAGAAAAATACAAAGCATTGTTCAAACCTATCACCAAAAGGTTTACCAAAAGTAAGGAACATCAGAGATACCAATAA